A genomic region of Candidatus Eisenbacteria bacterium contains the following coding sequences:
- a CDS encoding IS5 family transposase, whose translation MMGTSITLTAMFHYTSVDQLVPADDPLRAIESVIDWEVIRERMAPFYSPLGRSSIPPEQLLKAMLIGYLFGITSERRLMRELQVNQSYRRFLDLESEVWHPTTFTKNRNQRFKEREIFRWLFDHVVAGSVAKGLVTGHHVSQDGTLVRANCSFKSIEPIAVTQSPQQYRERVATENPDAGEAEPTPPVDLTPRGGAPGADRNPEVNFRGEQRRNATHRSKTDPDARLARRSDGQGAYPGYHVHYAMDNKTRFTLDVVTTRADGRPEPEAGRTMLTRLKRRHGLTPRTLGADKGYFVAAFLDSLRRRGIKPHVACPAVAIKKKAVALREWAKRKTRGQGYALSQRFRKRIEELFGEAKDFMGLRRMRLRTLQRVHEQPLLTALAQNLKRLVRLTAPAAT comes from the coding sequence ATGATGGGCACCTCGATCACTCTGACCGCGATGTTCCACTACACGAGCGTGGACCAGCTGGTCCCAGCCGACGATCCGCTGCGCGCGATCGAGTCGGTGATCGACTGGGAAGTCATCCGAGAACGGATGGCGCCGTTCTACAGCCCGCTAGGGCGGTCGTCGATCCCGCCGGAGCAACTGCTCAAGGCGATGCTGATCGGCTACCTCTTCGGGATCACGTCGGAGCGGCGGCTAATGCGGGAGCTCCAGGTGAACCAGTCGTATCGGCGGTTCCTGGACCTGGAGTCGGAGGTGTGGCACCCGACGACGTTCACCAAGAACCGCAACCAGCGGTTCAAGGAGCGCGAGATCTTCCGCTGGCTGTTCGACCACGTCGTGGCCGGGTCGGTCGCGAAGGGCCTGGTGACCGGGCACCACGTCAGCCAGGACGGCACGCTGGTGCGGGCGAACTGCAGCTTCAAGAGCATCGAGCCGATCGCCGTTACGCAGTCGCCGCAGCAGTACCGCGAGCGGGTGGCGACGGAGAACCCGGACGCAGGCGAGGCCGAGCCGACGCCCCCGGTGGACCTCACGCCCCGCGGCGGCGCGCCGGGTGCGGATCGCAACCCGGAGGTGAACTTTCGGGGCGAGCAACGCCGCAACGCGACGCACCGCTCGAAGACCGATCCGGATGCGCGGCTGGCGCGGCGCAGCGACGGACAAGGCGCCTACCCGGGCTACCATGTGCACTACGCGATGGACAACAAGACGCGCTTCACGCTGGACGTGGTCACCACGCGCGCAGACGGACGACCGGAACCGGAAGCGGGACGCACCATGCTGACGCGGCTCAAGCGACGCCACGGCCTGACCCCGCGGACGCTCGGCGCCGACAAGGGTTACTTCGTCGCCGCGTTTCTCGACAGTCTGCGGCGGCGCGGGATCAAGCCGCACGTCGCCTGTCCGGCGGTGGCGATCAAGAAGAAGGCAGTGGCCCTGCGCGAGTGGGCGAAACGCAAGACCCGCGGCCAGGGCTATGCCCTCTCGCAGCGCTTTCGCAAACGCATCGAGGAACTGTTCGGTGAGGCGAAGGACTTCATGGGGTTGAGACGAATGCGGCTGCGAACGCTGCAACGTGTGCACGAGCAACCGCTGCTGACGGCGTTGGCGCAGAACCTGAAACGGCTGGTCCGGCTCACCGCGCCGGCGGCAACGTAG